The genomic segment TCAGCcaccccctccacccccagaCCCACCCATCCCCTGTCTGACCCACGGGACCCAGCCCCATCCCGATGGATCCCTGCAGGGGTGACACGGGACCCAGCTCCTCCCACCTGGGCACAGTACTGGGATCCAGAGACAGCCTGGATGAGCCTGAGCATGGGCTGGGACAGCGACCCCGCTTGTGAGACCGCCCGGATTAAAGCTGTGAACTTCTTGGAGGGGCTGTAGCCTGAaaaaaaggatgggaaaggagAGGTGTTGTGGCATGCCCCGAGTTTGCCATGCTCAGCCGGGGCAGGCAGGGTCCTACCATGCTGCAGGTAGTAGAAGGGAAAATCCCCAAGGTGGGTGGAGAAGTCAGGCAGGACCAGGAGTCCCCCGGGCAGCGAGTTCCAGAGGaagcgggagcgggagcggtGTGGAGACAGGCGGTCCTTGATGATCTGCCAGAGGCCCCAGTGATGCTCCCAGCGCCCCGGCTGGGAccctggcagctggggaggggcttCGGGGTGGGGGGCTCACCTCCAGCGTGGTGTGCACGATCTTGTCCACGGAGGAGAAGTAGGCATCCCACAGGAACTGGGTCTGCTGCTGGAAGGCCAGCACGCGCTCCGGGTGGATGCAGCGCACGGCGGAGGGGATCTGTGCCGGGGAGCAGCGGGGTCCTCACCTCAGCTTCCCCCCAGCTGGGCTCCTTGCCTCTGtcccctccagctgtgccagctgtcccccgggacagcccctgcccacGGATGTGGTGTGTGGGGCAGTGTCTCCTCTCCCTGGAGCAGGATGGGGCCCAGGATTCCCAAGGGTTTGTGCCTGGGAAAACGCTTCCCACCTTTCCCCCGGGATGAACAGTGCCCCAGGACTGCAGCTGGAGCGGGACCCCCCCCTTCCAGACTGGGTCAGGCCCTCCTGCATCTgccacaggagcagtgccaggctcaGCTGCGTGGGGCTCACCCCCAGGCTTGGCTGAGGGCTccaccagcactggcactggGATCGGGGGTCAGGTGCCCGATGTGGGGCAGGATCTGGCCTCGgtacctgcagcaggagcctctCGCTGCCCACCACAGCAGCCTTGCCCCAGTCGATGGCCTCGGCGAAGGGCAGCTCCCAGCCGTCACTCAGAAGCACCGGGATGCAGGCGGCCTGTGGAGGGAGCCCGcaggctgggacacagcccccaGACCCTGGTGAGGGGTCCCTGgtccccctgcccaccctgtaCCTGCAGAGCCTCGAGGAAGCGGAAGGAGCCCAAGCGCCTGCCCCGGGGCACGATGCAGAAGGTGGAgttgtgcagcagctcctggtagTCAAACCTGGCGTGGGAGAGGGGGTGGGGGTCAGGCAcggccccctcccctcctgtgAGCATCCgggaggtgctgctggcccCCGGCAGGTGTGGAGCCAGCGTTAGGGTCGGTTTGGACTGGCCTGGGCTCTGAACATCCCAGGTTTTGTGGGAGCAGAGATCTCCTGGGTGATGAAGGGATGTACCTGGGCATCCCTTAAAGAAGGGGGGTCAGGATGGGACCCCAGTGCCCTTCGAAGGCAGGACCCAGCTCCTCCCACCCTCCAGCAATGCCACCCCACGCAAGGCCACCACCCCAACCCCCGAGCCCGAAACTGCAGCGACTCCTCCGCCGTGCCCGGACTTGCAGGGCAGGACCGGCCCTGCCTGCCCCGGCAGCGCTCGGGGGTGGGCACTGGGTGCCCGCAGCGCGGCCCCCCCGGCCCGTGGGGCTCTGAAAGCCCCTTCTGTGCCGTGCTGGGGAGAGGCTCGGCCGCTGCCGGGTCCCTGCGGCCGCGCCGGAAAATCCAATATTGACTTTAGGTCGGGACAGACCCCGTCTGTTCCCGCCCGCGGGGAGGGGCAGCCGCTCCTGGATGGGCTGGGGGGGACTCGCATGGCCCAGCCGGGTGGGTGAGAGGCCAAAAAGAGCCCCTGAAATGTGCTGGTCCCCCGAGACAGGGTGTCTCTGCGGTGGGACGCGGTGCTGGTGCCAAGCTGGCAGCCGGGGCTGTGTCACCTCCGTGGGTGCTGGAGCACTCTTGGCGAGTCCCGGCGCTCTGGGATGCGGGAAATCAGCCCCGATGCCAAGGCACAGAGTTTTACAACAAAACCCGCCTCTGGATGAACGCCTCCAAAGGATGCCAAACCCCTTGACCCGTTAACACTCAAACTCCTGGCCGGGAAGCTGGAGGGAAGACAGCGGCTCAGAGAGCGCCCAGACCCCGATGGAACCACAGCAGCGACAGCCACATCCCCGGGGCCAGACCCGCGTGTCACCTCTCCTCGGGGACCCCGGACCCTGCCGTGACCCCCGGCACGCCCGGGGGCCGTGCCCGCAGCCGGTGCCGCGGGGAGGCTGGCGCCggccgggctgcggggccgAAGCCTCCCGATGGAAACACTTCGCTCCTGACGCGCTGCGGTTTCCGGGCAATCGCCGTCAGGGCTTCCTTGTTTTGTCAGCCCCCTTGGCCCGGCCCCTCCGCGGCTCCGGCCGGGCACGGTGCCACCGGCACCGGCGGCTCCACAGAGCCTTTCCCAAcgcggggcagcggggccgcggcACTGCCACAAGCCGCTCTTTATCCCAGAACAGGAGGGGATTGTCTGGGGCAGCCCCCTGGGCGTGAGGAGGATGATGGAGCCCCCAGCAGCgccttcctctgctccctgagctgccCCCACCGGGACAGCACCGGACACACCGGGCGAACGGGAGCGGGAGTCTCCCTTGGTCCCCTCCCCGCTGGCCCGTCCCCTGTCCCAGTCTGGGAACATCTCCCGGGGCAGGAGGGCGTCAGTCCCCGCAGGAGGTCGGGCAGAGCTGGCTCCGGTGGAGATGCCAGTGGTTTCTTGCCCGGTGTCccacagggatgggcagagcGGTGGAGGCTGGGGTCACACACGAGCACGCTGCCCCTGCCCCGTGTTCCTGCTCAATCCGCTGCCCAAAGCCATCCCGGGAGAGGTGTAAATCCCCCTGTGTTTGCAAACAGCATTAGGGGATTACCTGGGTGGGCGGATGGGGGGGAGTTCTTGTCCCACTGCCCCTTGGCACAGCGTGGGGCTGACCCTGGGCCCGCTGTCCTGCCAACCCCGCTGTCCTGCCGTGCCCATCCCAAAAAGTGCTgaccctgctgggctggctgcaccCTCCAGACAGGTCCACGTGGTGCCTGACCCATCCCAAAGCCCCGGCTaatcccagtgccagcaccccGGTTCCACTTTTACCTCCCAGCACCTCCTAAGACGCTTTGAGGATGATGCCCAGCGTGGCCTCTCCCCATCTGCTCTGCAGCCGGGCGGCTGGGGGATGTCCcaggcagtgggatggggaCCTGCCCACTGTCTGTGGGATGGGGTCTGTGTGCACCAGCCCTGGATTCAGCAGCTGGTGATGGGTCCCAAGTAGTTGGATGGGGAGGTGAGGAgctggaatgtgtccctgcaggatggAACCCCCCAAACTCACAGAACTTTGTGCCCCCAGTTCTTCCACCAGTGAGTCCATCtcatgctgctgccaccacgTCCATTTGTGatgggggcacagggggacccCCACCCACCACCACCAATTAAGCTTGGGGCTGCCCACACTGGTCCCACAGACCCGGCAGTTTTGTGGGATTTTCAGTGGAGCCAGTGAGGGGGGGACGGTTCGGGCTCATCTCCAAGAGAAACGTTTATGTTGGGGGAGAGCGGGAGGGGGGAGAAGAAAAGCGTCATTCATCAGCGTTCGGAAAAAGGGAAATCGTATTAGAGGCGGTGGCGGCGATTGCAGATAAGAGCTGCTCTCGCCAGATTACCCCAACTTTAATACAGGGCAGGAAAGCCCTGAGCAGTCAGCGCCGCTCCCCACGGCAGTGAAACCCTCACCCACTGCAGGAGAACCCAAAACCTCCCTCTGGAGCCACCACAGCCGGTCACAGCTGCACCCACAGAGAGGCAGGAGCACCTGTGGGGTGTCCCAGGGCCCCAgaccctcccctcccaccccacctGTGCCTCACCTTTCATAGTCGACGTTATCCTTGTCGCAGCGCGTGTCCTTGTGCTTCTCCCAGTCCTTGCCGTGCTTGCAGGTGGTGAGGGAGATGATGTCGTGCCCGTTGTGGATGTGGTGCAGCGCGTTCCGCGTGCCGGAGCCGATGCCGGTCAGGTACCGCTTGCCCTTGAACACCAACAGGTATTTCTTCCTGGGGGGCACCGAGCCCTGGTGCAGCCAGCCCCTGTCCCCGCCGCGCTGCGGGTGCTCCTTGGAGAACAGAGGGATGGAGATGTCAAAGCCAGGCCGGAATCTCTGGGTGTCGAAGCTGGCCTTGGCCAGCATGGCCTGCCCGGTGTCGAAGCCCAGCTCCCCGGTGTAGCTGGGCCAGGTGCCCGAGTAGAGGTTGAAGATGAGGTGGTTCCTGCCGCCGTTCCAGAGCGGGAAGCCGCGGATCTTCTCGTCCACGTTGCGGACGTACTGTCCCGAGAGGTGGTCACGGTCCAGCGTGTCGATGCCCAGGATGAACACACAGGCCTCCTCGGGGTTCACTGTGTGGTAGCGGGAGCGCTCGATGGAGCTGAGGATTTTGCCGTAGGTCTCCGAGACGGGCTGGCCCCGCTCCTGGGGGTAGGTGAACACTTTGAAGCCATTCCTCTCGCACCTGGAGAAGTCGAAGCAGGTTTCCATCCGGCATCTGCTGCTCCCGTGAGTGCTCAGCTGTgccgcccgccgctcccgggggGACACCAGGGAAGGgtccccatccctctgcagctcctcggGGTCCGCAAAGCTCCTGAGGAGGGTCCGATCTGTCCAGCGGGGCCAGCTCCTCCGGGCTTCTGCTTTCCTCCCAGGAAAGAAAGCGAAACGGCGCAGCTGATCCCCtccaaagaagaaaagcaggagcCAAGAGGCAAGGAAAGTCAGGCAAATGTATTTCTTCCTGGTCTGCATAGATTCACAcgcagccccagctcctcatcGGGCTCAGATGGGTGCCAGAGTCCTTCAAGGGGCCGATGTTCCCAATCCCGAGTGGGATGGGTCCTGGTCCCCAGGTATTGTCCTGTGCCCTTGCAGTCTGTGACAATCCCCACTTTCTGCCcgctctgcccagggctgtgccggTTTCTCGGGACCGTCCCGGTGTCTGGTTGCAGAGCAGAGCCCGGTGCCCGCTGTCCCAGCCGCTCACTCCTCCGGGCCCCCGAGCCGCCACAATGACATTTCCATCGCTTGACCCAGCTTCAAATCcctggagaaagggagaggTCGCGTCGTCACCGTCCCGTCGCCGCCAGCCGTGTCACCACAAGTGGCTCCACACATCCCTGCGGCGGGACCCCCCTCCCCAACTCCCTTGGGAATAAAACCCTGGCAATAAACCCTCCCGCAGCCACCAGAGcccccctctgtcccctgctccctccctgcccggtCCCCCCGTTACCTTCGGGGAGCCGCGGCCCCGGGTGGGT from the Prinia subflava isolate CZ2003 ecotype Zambia chromosome 24, Cam_Psub_1.2, whole genome shotgun sequence genome contains:
- the EXTL1 gene encoding exostosin-like 1, producing MQTRKKYICLTFLASWLLLFFFGGDQLRRFAFFPGRKAEARRSWPRWTDRTLLRSFADPEELQRDGDPSLVSPRERRAAQLSTHGSSRCRMETCFDFSRCERNGFKVFTYPQERGQPVSETYGKILSSIERSRYHTVNPEEACVFILGIDTLDRDHLSGQYVRNVDEKIRGFPLWNGGRNHLIFNLYSGTWPSYTGELGFDTGQAMLAKASFDTQRFRPGFDISIPLFSKEHPQRGGDRGWLHQGSVPPRKKYLLVFKGKRYLTGIGSGTRNALHHIHNGHDIISLTTCKHGKDWEKHKDTRCDKDNVDYERFDYQELLHNSTFCIVPRGRRLGSFRFLEALQAACIPVLLSDGWELPFAEAIDWGKAAVVGSERLLLQIPSAVRCIHPERVLAFQQQTQFLWDAYFSSVDKIVHTTLEIIKDRLSPHRSRSRFLWNSLPGGLLVLPDFSTHLGDFPFYYLQHGYSPSKKFTALIRAVSQAGSLSQPMLRLIQAVSGSQYCAQIVVLWSCKKPPPPSGKWPQSAVPLSIIQGRRKLSDRFLPLEAIQTDAVLSLDEDTSLSTSEVDFAFLVWRSFPERIVGFPTQSHFWDPEQGRWGYTSKWTNELSIVLTAAAFYHRYYHSLFSEYLPAGLRELVDGLAACEDILMNVLVAAVTKLPPIKVTQRKQHKEAAAQRAECGDGAAGTPPPGQRSPSAPHSAPAGLTGTAGGRRSSQRQDCLNQLADWFGYMPLVSSQLRLDPVLFKDQVSVLRKKYPSLEKP